A genomic stretch from Fusarium musae strain F31 chromosome 9, whole genome shotgun sequence includes:
- the PCA2 gene encoding putative proteasome subunit alpha type-2 (EggNog:ENOG41~MEROPS:MER0004996~BUSCO:EOG092645G0), which yields MADRYSFSLTTFSPSGKLVQIEYALNAVNQGITALGIKATNGIVLATEKKSSSPLADQSSLSKISDITPNIGMVYSGMGPDYRVLVDRARKVSHSGYKRIYNEYPPTRILVQDVARVMQEATQSAGVRPYGVSLLVAGWDEGIEPEEESKTTEESEEKKVNRKTGGIHKGGPMLYQVDPSGSYYPWKATAIGKSATKAKTFLEKRYSEELELEDAIHIALLTLKDNIEGEMNGDSIEIGIVGAPADHLLGLEGVDGAVGPRFRKLTPQEIEDYLTSL from the exons ATGGCGGACCGATACTCCTTCTCTCTCACAACCTTCTCTCCCAG CGGAAAGCTGGTGCAGATTG AGTATGCCCTCAATGCTGTAAACCAGGGTATCACTGCCCTTGGCATCAAAG CCACCAACGGTATCGTTCTTGCCAccgagaagaagtcatcatCCCCTCTGGCCGACCAGAGTTCCCTCTCCAAAATCAGCGACATCACTCCCAACATCGGCATGGTGTACTCTGGCATGGGCCCTGATTATCGAGTATTGGTGGACCGAGCACGCAAGGTTTCACATAGCGGCTACAAGCGCATCTACAACGAGTACCCCCCTACCAGAATATTGGTGCAGGATGTCGCCCGAGTGATGCAGGAGGCCACGCAATCCGCCGGTGTTCGACCTTATGGTGTGAGTCTGTTGGTTGCTGGTTGGGATGAGGGCATTgagcctgaggaggagagcaaGACTACCGAGGAgagcgaggagaagaaggtcaatcGAAAGACTGGTGGCATTCACAAAGGCGGTCCCATGCTGTACCAGGTCGATCCTTCTGGCAGTTACTATCCATGGAAGGCTACAGCCATTGGCAAGAGTGCGACAAAGGCCAAGACATTCTTGGAAAAGCGATACTCGGAGGAGCTCGAGCTTGAGGATGCTATCCACATCGCGCTGTTGACCCTGAAGGACAACATCGAGGGTGAGATGAACGGTGACAGCATCGAGATTG GTATTGTTGGTGCTCCCGCAGACCATCTTCTGGGACTTGAGGGTGTTGATGGGGCTGTCGGACCCCGTTTCAGAAAGCTGACCCCTCAAGAGATTGAGGATTACCTGACGAGTCTATGA